The stretch of DNA TCACCCCAAACGAAAGGTTACGGCTTGGACGAAACGTACTGATCGAGGACCAGGACCCTTATCCCTTCAGCTCCGACACGCTTCAGTCGATCGTCGTTGGTCACGAACGCCTTCGCTCCTTCATGGATGGCCGTGGACACTAGCAAGGCATCGGGTGTCCTGATTCGGTACTTTCCCCGCAGCCGTGCCGCTTCTTTGGCGATGGCGTAGGTGGGTGCAACGATCCTTGCTTTCGGTAACGCCAGTATGAACCTCTCGATTCGTTCGATCGC from Vicinamibacteria bacterium encodes:
- a CDS encoding PIN domain-containing protein, yielding MNPEKFHNDLRRFESLGLDSAVLIYHLEDVEPYSELTELIFSAVASGSAASILSTISLTELLVKPFAEDRTDAIERIERFILALPKARIVAPTYAIAKEAARLRGKYRIRTPDALLVSTAIHEGAKAFVTNDDRLKRVGAEGIRVLVLDQYVSSKP